CGCGGGATTCCGTCTCGCCCACCACTTCTTTCCAGAGCACTTTGACTTGATCATTTGGCAGAGCCTGAAGCACGACGGCGGCTCCGCCGATTCCCCCCGCGTAAATGAGGTCGCCTTCGACCCGCGGCGCCATGATGGCCATGCCGTATTTCGGGGCCAGGGGAACACTCCAGAGGAGCTTGCCGGTTTTCGGTTCCAAGGCGTTGAGGGCTTGGGCATGCCAAATGAGGAGCCGCTCCTTCCCGTGCAGCCGCACCAAGGTCGGGGGGCTGTACCCCGGCTCTTTGGCCGATAAAGCCTTCCACACTTCCTTCCCGCTGTCTTTATCCAGGGCGACGGCCAGGCTGCCTTTCCCCCCGGCGATGCAATAGAGCAGGCCATCATGGACCAAGGGATGGCCGCAGTAACCCCAGGTCGGCACCTTGGCCCCATATTCCCGTGGTAGGTTTTTCGACCAGTGGACCCGACCGCTGCGGGCATCGAGGCAGTACAGGTCCCCCATCGCACCGAGGAAATAGACTTTGTCCTGGGCCACGGCCGGAGTGCAGCGCGGCCCGGCGGGATAACTGATCTCGTAGGGGCAATCGTACTCGTGGAGCCAGAGTTGCTCGCCGGTGCGGGCATCCAGGCAGATCAGGCGTTCCTTCCCCGCCACACGAGCCGTGGAGAAGGGATCATCGGGAACTCGGGCGCCCGGAGTCAGCACCCGATCAGTGACATAGACTCGTCCCTCCGCCACCGCCGGGCCGGCGTAACCGCCGTGGATCGGCTTGCGCCAGAGAATCCGCGGGCCGTCTTTGG
This Thermogemmata fonticola DNA region includes the following protein-coding sequences:
- a CDS encoding PQQ-binding-like beta-propeller repeat protein — translated: MLRLLSVLVLASGAVWTAAWGADWPQWMGPQRDAVWPEEGVVRQFPKDGPRILWRKPIHGGYAGPAVAEGRVYVTDRVLTPGARVPDDPFSTARVAGKERLICLDARTGEQLWLHEYDCPYEISYPAGPRCTPAVAQDKVYFLGAMGDLYCLDARSGRVHWSKNLPREYGAKVPTWGYCGHPLVHDGLLYCIAGGKGSLAVALDKDSGKEVWKALSAKEPGYSPPTLVRLHGKERLLIWHAQALNALEPKTGKLLWSVPLAPKYGMAIMAPRVEGDLIYAGGIGGAAVVLQALPNDQVKVLWKEVVGETESRERGLYPVNMTPFVHQGVIYGVDQEGMLRAVELKSGKRLWFTFLPVIGKEEDEDYKGAGSGTAFLVKNGDRFILFAETGHLILAELTPQGYKEISRAKVIEPSNAAFGRKVVWSHPAFANKCAYIRNDKEIICVSLAE